A window of the Mannheimia granulomatis genome harbors these coding sequences:
- the plsB gene encoding glycerol-3-phosphate 1-O-acyltransferase PlsB — protein sequence MSGLLNCYRTLLNLPLSLLVKSRAIPNDPIRELALNLEQPIVYVLPYTSQTDLLILQKNCLALNLPDPLQDNVIDGQTLPRFVFLDEGRRFFKSKGAKSETESLFYRYLDLHRENQELDVQIVPVSVLWGRAPGKEDARHLQVLTSFQRFISMVWSGRDNFVRFSQAVSLRYMVTEHGADEKIAQKVARVAKIHFAKLRYSAMGPRLPNREAMFNKILNSEVIQAAIAEEAKKSSPEKARKEAEKIINEIAADVKHESLRVADRVLSWLWNKLYQGINVKNADRVRKLALEGHEIVYVPCHRSHMDYLLLSYLLYHQGLVPPHIAAGINLNFWPAGPIFRSWGAFFIRRTFKGNRLYSTIFREYLAELFYRGYSVEYFIEGGRSRTGRLLEPKTGMMSMTLQALQRGLNRPLSIVPVYIGYEHVLEVDTYAKELRGAAKEKENAGLVLRVIKKLKNLGQGYVNFGEPIQVNNYLNQHFPEWKEQSEDNRPKWLNEAVDNIANQVMVNINKAAAVNAKNLVGSALLASRQRALSREQVIEQLESYVQLFRNVPYSKEVTLPEESVEEMLNHVIQLPRSGVCIEKDNFGELIRLDRESAVLMTYYRNNVQHLFVLPALVASMVLHYEAISKDLVIQAVNRIYPFLQAELFLHFKQEKVSKHIEAIIAEFVRQGVIKNESDMLMISRPHIRTLQLHSAGVREILQRYYISLSVLLEQPEISRGALEKESSSIAQRLSVLHGINAPEFFDKAIFSTFSASLKEQGYFDVSSDSLVVEKVKETESLLRSLISIEIQQTIQGSMSKIEVEKTEQIEVEKKTQKEA from the coding sequence ATGTCTGGCTTATTAAATTGTTATCGAACCCTATTAAATTTACCTCTTTCACTTTTAGTGAAGTCTCGTGCTATTCCTAATGACCCTATAAGAGAATTGGCACTCAACCTTGAGCAACCTATTGTCTATGTGTTGCCATATACCTCACAAACCGATTTATTGATTCTACAAAAAAACTGTTTGGCATTAAATTTACCTGACCCATTGCAAGATAATGTGATTGATGGTCAGACTTTGCCCCGTTTCGTCTTTTTAGACGAAGGTCGCCGTTTCTTTAAATCAAAAGGTGCAAAAAGCGAAACAGAATCACTTTTTTATCGTTATTTAGATTTACATCGTGAAAATCAAGAGTTAGATGTTCAAATAGTGCCTGTCTCTGTGTTATGGGGGCGCGCTCCAGGTAAAGAAGATGCTCGTCATTTGCAGGTTTTAACCTCATTCCAACGCTTTATTTCGATGGTTTGGTCAGGGCGTGATAATTTTGTCCGTTTTTCTCAGGCGGTATCTTTGCGTTATATGGTTACCGAACATGGAGCAGATGAGAAAATTGCTCAAAAAGTGGCAAGGGTGGCTAAAATTCATTTTGCTAAATTACGTTATTCTGCAATGGGACCTCGTTTGCCTAATCGTGAGGCAATGTTTAATAAAATCCTTAATTCTGAAGTGATTCAAGCCGCTATTGCGGAAGAAGCGAAAAAATCTTCTCCAGAAAAAGCGCGTAAAGAAGCTGAAAAAATTATTAATGAAATTGCCGCAGATGTAAAACATGAGAGCTTAAGAGTGGCAGATCGTGTGTTAAGTTGGCTTTGGAATAAATTATATCAAGGCATTAATGTAAAAAATGCTGACCGTGTACGTAAATTAGCATTGGAAGGACATGAGATTGTTTATGTGCCATGTCACCGTAGTCACATGGACTATTTGCTTTTATCTTATTTACTTTATCATCAAGGTTTAGTTCCACCACATATTGCTGCCGGTATTAATCTGAATTTCTGGCCGGCAGGTCCTATTTTCCGTAGCTGGGGGGCATTCTTTATTCGCCGTACTTTTAAAGGAAATCGCCTGTATTCTACAATTTTCCGTGAATATTTAGCAGAGTTATTTTATCGTGGTTATTCAGTGGAGTATTTCATTGAAGGCGGTCGTTCTCGTACAGGCCGTTTGTTAGAACCCAAAACAGGTATGATGTCGATGACCTTACAAGCTCTTCAGCGTGGTTTAAATCGTCCGCTTAGCATTGTGCCGGTGTACATCGGTTATGAGCATGTGCTTGAAGTGGATACTTATGCTAAAGAATTACGCGGTGCAGCCAAAGAGAAAGAGAATGCGGGTTTGGTGTTGCGTGTGATTAAAAAACTGAAAAACTTAGGTCAGGGCTATGTTAATTTTGGTGAGCCGATTCAAGTAAATAATTACCTTAATCAACATTTCCCTGAGTGGAAAGAGCAGTCGGAGGATAATCGTCCTAAATGGTTAAATGAGGCAGTAGATAACATCGCAAACCAAGTGATGGTCAATATTAATAAAGCGGCAGCGGTAAATGCGAAAAACTTGGTCGGTTCTGCTTTATTAGCGTCCCGTCAGCGTGCGTTATCACGTGAGCAGGTAATTGAACAACTTGAAAGTTATGTTCAGTTATTTAGAAATGTGCCTTATTCAAAAGAGGTTACTTTACCCGAAGAGTCTGTGGAGGAGATGTTAAATCATGTTATCCAATTACCTCGCTCAGGCGTTTGTATTGAAAAAGATAATTTTGGTGAGTTGATTCGTTTAGATAGAGAATCAGCAGTGCTGATGACCTATTATCGCAACAATGTTCAGCATCTATTTGTATTGCCAGCTTTAGTGGCAAGTATGGTGTTACACTACGAGGCGATTTCAAAAGATTTAGTGATTCAAGCGGTAAATCGAATTTATCCGTTTTTACAAGCTGAATTATTCCTACATTTTAAACAAGAGAAAGTTAGCAAGCATATTGAAGCTATTATTGCAGAATTTGTTCGCCAAGGTGTAATTAAAAACGAAAGCGATATGTTGATGATTAGCCGTCCGCATATCCGTACACTACAATTGCACTCTGCGGGCGTGCGTGAGATTTTACAACGCTACTATATCAGCTTGAGTGTGTTGCTCGAGCAGCCGGAAATCAGCCGAGGTGCTTTGGAAAAAGAGAGTAGTTCGATTGCTCAGCGTTTATCCGTATTACACGGCATTAATGCACCAGAGTTCTTTGATAAAGCAATTTTCTCAACCTTTAGTGCAAGCTTAAAAGAGCAAGGGTATTTCGATGTTTCATCAGATAGTTTGGTTGTTGAAAAAGTTAAAGAAACAGAAAGTTTGCTACGTAGCTTAATTTCAATTGAAATTCAACAAACTATTCAAGGTTCGATGTCTAAAATTGAAGTGGAAAAAACAGAGCAAATTGAAGTTGAGAAAAAAACTCAGAAAGAGGCGTAA
- the lexA gene encoding transcriptional repressor LexA — protein sequence MRKHLTARQQEIFDFVKTHIENTGMPPTRVEIAREIGFKSPNAAEEHLKALARKGYIEMLSGTSRGIRILVNDEAEAANDEDEGLPLIGKVAAGTPILAVEHVENHYPINGAMFNPAADYLLKVNGNSMEKIGILDGDLLAVHKTNSARNGQVVVARVNDEVTVKRLEKKGELIYLHPENDELKPIVINPTQEYIEIEGIAVGVIRSNAWM from the coding sequence ATGCGTAAACATTTAACTGCTCGCCAACAAGAAATTTTTGATTTTGTAAAAACCCATATTGAAAATACAGGTATGCCACCAACGCGAGTAGAAATTGCCCGCGAAATTGGTTTTAAATCACCTAATGCAGCAGAAGAACACCTAAAAGCACTTGCCCGTAAAGGCTATATTGAGATGCTTTCAGGCACATCTCGAGGTATTCGTATTTTGGTTAATGATGAAGCTGAAGCTGCCAATGACGAAGATGAAGGTTTACCACTTATCGGTAAAGTGGCTGCTGGCACACCTATCTTAGCAGTTGAACACGTAGAAAATCATTATCCAATAAACGGCGCGATGTTTAACCCAGCTGCTGACTATTTACTAAAAGTAAACGGCAATTCCATGGAAAAAATCGGCATTTTAGATGGCGATTTATTAGCCGTTCATAAAACCAACTCGGCCCGTAACGGTCAAGTGGTTGTCGCCCGTGTTAATGATGAAGTCACCGTTAAACGCTTAGAGAAAAAAGGCGAATTGATCTATTTGCATCCCGAAAACGATGAGTTAAAGCCAATTGTGATCAACCCAACTCAAGAATATATTGAGATTGAAGGCATTGCAGTAGGTGTTATTCGTAGCAATGCTTGGATGTAG
- the mutH gene encoding DNA mismatch repair endonuclease MutH: protein MKNSPQLASFSHTEQELLTKAQWLAGFTLGEIAEMLNMPIPMDLKRDKGWVGMLIETALGAKAGSKAEQDFAHLGIELKTIPVNEKGLPLETTFVSLAPLTQNNGITWQSCHVRHKLSRVLWIPVEGKRTIPLSQRHIGQPILWSPSVEQEYRLQQDWEELMEMIVLGKLNEINATLGEVLQLRPKGRNSHSLAPAINNKGELVQSLPLGFYLRKQFTTEILQNFLHYPL from the coding sequence ATGAAAAATTCTCCTCAGCTTGCCAGCTTTTCTCATACTGAACAGGAATTGCTAACCAAAGCACAATGGTTGGCAGGCTTTACCTTAGGTGAAATTGCCGAAATGCTGAATATGCCTATACCCATGGATTTAAAACGAGATAAAGGCTGGGTGGGTATGTTAATTGAAACGGCATTAGGCGCAAAAGCCGGTAGTAAAGCAGAACAAGATTTTGCACACCTTGGTATTGAACTTAAAACAATTCCCGTCAATGAAAAAGGCTTGCCTTTAGAAACAACCTTTGTCAGCCTTGCACCACTGACACAAAATAATGGTATTACTTGGCAAAGCTGCCATGTTCGACATAAACTCTCTCGTGTTTTATGGATTCCAGTTGAAGGTAAACGCACAATCCCGCTCTCTCAACGTCATATCGGGCAGCCGATTTTATGGTCGCCTTCCGTTGAGCAAGAATATCGCCTGCAACAGGATTGGGAAGAGCTTATGGAAATGATTGTCTTAGGTAAGCTTAATGAAATTAACGCCACACTTGGAGAAGTATTGCAGCTTCGCCCGAAAGGTAGGAATAGTCACTCACTTGCCCCTGCTATCAATAATAAAGGCGAGCTAGTGCAATCCCTACCTTTAGGCTTTTATTTACGCAAACAATTTACGACTGAAATTTTACAAAACTTTTTGCATTACCCTCTTTAA
- a CDS encoding TerC family protein: protein MFDWIANPEAWIALLTLTGLEIVLGIDNIIVISILVSRLPVHQRQSARIIGLALAMGTRILLLLSLAWMMRLVDPLFNFAGHEISGRDLILLLGGIFLIVKSAMELKESIAAQSHEEKQAASKTASFFMILTQIAIFDVVFSLDSVITAVAMAKDIPVMVIAIVIAVAVMMLAAKSIGDFVDNNPTIKNLALAFLILIGIVLIAEGFDIHIPKAAVYTAMGFSVIVEMLNIKMRNNQEKLEQV, encoded by the coding sequence ATGTTTGACTGGATTGCAAACCCCGAAGCCTGGATTGCACTTTTAACTCTAACCGGGCTTGAAATCGTGTTAGGTATTGATAATATTATTGTAATTAGTATTTTGGTTTCTCGCCTACCAGTACATCAACGCCAATCAGCCCGAATTATCGGTTTGGCTCTTGCGATGGGAACCCGTATCCTGCTATTACTCTCACTTGCTTGGATGATGCGCTTAGTCGATCCTCTCTTTAACTTTGCGGGCCATGAAATTTCAGGCCGTGATCTGATTTTATTACTCGGCGGTATTTTCCTTATCGTAAAAAGTGCAATGGAATTAAAAGAGTCCATCGCCGCACAATCCCATGAAGAAAAACAAGCAGCTAGTAAAACAGCAAGCTTTTTCATGATTTTAACTCAAATTGCCATTTTTGATGTTGTATTCTCACTTGATTCTGTGATTACAGCTGTGGCAATGGCAAAAGATATTCCGGTTATGGTAATCGCGATTGTTATTGCAGTGGCAGTGATGATGTTAGCAGCAAAAAGTATTGGCGATTTCGTGGATAATAATCCAACTATCAAAAATTTAGCACTCGCCTTCTTAATTTTAATCGGTATCGTATTAATTGCCGAAGGCTTTGATATTCACATACCAAAAGCAGCGGTTTACACCGCAATGGGCTTCTCTGTGATTGTAGAAATGCTCAACATAAAGATGCGCAACAATCAAGAAAAGCTTGAACAAGTATAA
- the nagZ gene encoding beta-N-acetylhexosaminidase, giving the protein MLLIDIKDKELTQEEVEMLEHPLVSGLILFTRNFYDKAQIQALVKDIRQRVKKPLLITVDQEGGRVQRFREGFTKLPAMQSFKQLASKEANAIKMAKESGWLMAAEMFALDIDLSFAPVLDLGHECKAIGDRSFGQDPSSILPIAEAFIDGMLEIGMATTGKHFPGHGHVLADSHLETPFDDRLCEMIFERDIQPFKQLIAKSKLSAIMPAHVVYTQCDSQPASGSSYWLKEVLRKQLNFNGVIFSDDLGMKGAGFMGNFVERSEKAIQAGCDLLLLCNEPDGVVQVLDGLKYQPTQAQKERHLSLMKRKTISWQELEKSSRYQQAQLELTTLQNKWLEWKEANA; this is encoded by the coding sequence ATGTTACTGATTGATATTAAAGATAAAGAACTTACCCAAGAAGAAGTGGAAATGTTAGAGCATCCACTGGTTTCAGGGCTAATTTTATTTACCCGTAATTTTTATGATAAAGCCCAAATTCAAGCATTAGTAAAAGATATTCGCCAAAGGGTGAAAAAGCCACTCTTGATTACCGTCGATCAAGAAGGCGGACGTGTACAACGTTTCCGTGAGGGATTTACCAAATTACCGGCAATGCAATCTTTCAAGCAGCTTGCTTCAAAGGAAGCCAATGCAATCAAAATGGCAAAAGAGTCAGGCTGGCTAATGGCTGCTGAAATGTTTGCATTAGACATCGATTTAAGTTTTGCCCCCGTATTGGATTTAGGCCATGAATGCAAAGCAATCGGCGACCGTTCATTTGGGCAAGATCCCAGTTCAATTTTACCAATAGCTGAGGCTTTCATAGATGGTATGCTTGAAATAGGCATGGCAACTACGGGTAAACACTTTCCTGGTCATGGTCATGTATTGGCCGATTCACATTTAGAAACCCCTTTTGATGACCGTCTATGCGAAATGATTTTTGAGCGTGATATCCAGCCATTCAAACAGCTTATTGCTAAAAGTAAACTTTCCGCAATTATGCCTGCACACGTAGTTTATACCCAATGTGATAGCCAGCCTGCAAGTGGCTCAAGCTATTGGTTAAAAGAGGTGCTACGTAAACAATTAAATTTCAACGGTGTAATTTTCTCAGACGATTTAGGCATGAAAGGTGCCGGTTTTATGGGGAATTTCGTAGAACGTTCGGAAAAAGCTATCCAAGCAGGTTGTGATTTACTCTTACTTTGCAATGAACCAGATGGCGTTGTTCAAGTATTAGATGGCTTGAAATATCAACCAACTCAAGCTCAAAAAGAGCGTCATTTATCATTAATGAAACGTAAAACAATCAGTTGGCAAGAGCTGGAAAAAAGCTCTCGCTACCAACAAGCACAACTTGAGCTAACCACCTTACAAAATAAATGGTTAGAGTGGAAAGAAGCCAATGCCTAA
- the rlmC gene encoding 23S rRNA (uracil(747)-C(5))-methyltransferase RlmC, translating into MPNMLHCSHFERGNCTSCQWLEKPYSAQLSDKETDLKRLISPFILQNKTEILPLVSSPLSHFRNKAKMVVSGSVERPILGILKDQNDAQSGIDLTDCSLYPTSFTTLFPILKDFIARAGLVPYNIAKKKGELKYILITESQYNQSLMLRFVVRSETKRVLVERELPKLLEKLPANSVVSLNIQPQHAALLEGEKEIFLTKQKVIKEYFNGVPLFIRPQGFFQTNPQVASKLYHTAQTWIKDLPIGKFWDLFCGVGGFGLHCANSLACKNPNVELTGIEISASAIESATKSANELGLNKVNFASLDSAQFALNETGSTPDLVIVNPPRRGIGKPLAEFLNQLGSPYLIYSSCNANSMAKDFESLTNYELHKVQLFDMFPHTSHYETLTFLVKK; encoded by the coding sequence ATGCCTAATATGTTGCATTGTTCTCATTTTGAACGTGGTAATTGTACTTCTTGCCAATGGCTTGAAAAGCCTTATAGCGCTCAATTATCCGATAAGGAGACTGATCTCAAGCGGTTAATTTCACCTTTTATTTTGCAAAATAAAACAGAAATATTACCGCTTGTATCCTCTCCTCTTTCGCATTTTCGCAATAAAGCTAAAATGGTAGTTTCTGGAAGTGTGGAACGTCCGATTCTCGGTATTTTAAAAGATCAAAATGATGCGCAAAGCGGCATTGATTTAACCGACTGCTCGCTCTACCCTACTTCATTTACAACACTATTTCCCATTCTGAAAGACTTTATCGCCCGAGCAGGCTTAGTGCCGTATAACATTGCGAAGAAAAAAGGTGAGCTGAAATATATTCTGATTACCGAAAGCCAATATAATCAATCACTTATGTTACGTTTTGTCGTAAGAAGTGAGACCAAACGAGTACTAGTCGAACGAGAACTACCCAAGCTGTTGGAAAAGTTGCCTGCAAATTCAGTGGTAAGCCTTAATATTCAGCCCCAACACGCAGCTTTACTCGAGGGAGAAAAGGAAATTTTTCTTACTAAACAGAAAGTGATTAAAGAATATTTCAACGGAGTACCGCTGTTTATTCGCCCACAAGGCTTTTTTCAGACCAATCCACAAGTTGCCAGTAAACTTTATCATACAGCACAAACATGGATTAAAGATTTGCCTATTGGAAAATTTTGGGATCTTTTCTGCGGTGTCGGTGGCTTTGGCTTACATTGTGCCAACAGCTTGGCTTGTAAAAATCCCAATGTGGAATTAACCGGCATTGAGATTTCCGCTTCAGCTATTGAAAGCGCGACTAAATCAGCAAACGAACTTGGCTTAAATAAAGTAAATTTCGCCTCACTAGATTCAGCTCAATTTGCGTTAAATGAAACCGGCTCAACGCCTGATTTGGTGATTGTCAATCCACCTCGCCGAGGCATTGGCAAACCATTAGCGGAATTTCTTAATCAGCTCGGCTCACCTTATTTGATTTATTCAAGTTGTAATGCTAATTCAATGGCAAAAGACTTTGAATCACTGACCAATTATGAATTACACAAAGTGCAACTTTTTGATATGTTTCCCCATACTTCGCATTACGAAACATTAACGTTTTTAGTCAAAAAATGA
- the eno gene encoding phosphopyruvate hydratase yields the protein MAKIVKVIGREIIDSRGNPTVEAEVHLEGGFVGLAAAPSGASTGSREALELRDGDKGRFLGKGVLKAVSAVNNEIANALVGKEGTAQAEIDQIMIDLDGTENKSKFGANAILAVSLATAKAAAASKGLPLYAYIAELNGTPGVYSMPLPMMNIINGGEHADNNVDIQEFMIQPVGASTLKEALRIGAEVFHNLAKVLKAKGLNTAVGDEGGFAPNLASNADALACIKEAVEKAGYVLGKDVTLAMDCASSEFYDKERNVYDMKGEGKTFTSQEFTHYLEGLCKEYPIVSIEDGQDESDWEGFAYQTKVLGDKVQLVGDDLFVTNTKILARGIENGIANSILIKFNQIGSLTETLAAIKMAKDAGYTAVISHRSGETEDATIADLAVGTAAGQIKTGSMSRSDRVAKYNQLIRIEEALERAGTPAPFNGRKEIKGQA from the coding sequence ATGGCAAAAATTGTTAAAGTAATCGGTCGTGAAATCATCGACTCTCGTGGTAACCCAACTGTTGAAGCAGAAGTTCACTTAGAAGGTGGCTTCGTTGGTTTAGCAGCTGCTCCATCTGGTGCTTCTACCGGTTCACGTGAAGCATTAGAATTACGTGATGGCGATAAAGGTCGTTTCTTAGGTAAAGGTGTATTAAAAGCGGTTTCAGCAGTAAATAACGAAATTGCAAATGCACTTGTAGGTAAAGAAGGTACTGCTCAAGCAGAAATCGACCAAATCATGATCGATTTAGATGGTACAGAAAACAAATCTAAATTCGGTGCAAATGCAATCTTAGCCGTTTCTTTAGCAACAGCTAAAGCAGCAGCTGCATCAAAAGGCTTACCACTTTACGCTTACATTGCTGAATTAAACGGTACACCGGGTGTTTACTCTATGCCATTACCAATGATGAACATCATCAACGGTGGTGAACACGCAGATAATAACGTTGATATTCAAGAATTTATGATTCAACCGGTTGGTGCATCAACATTAAAAGAAGCATTACGCATTGGTGCAGAAGTATTCCACAATCTTGCAAAAGTATTAAAAGCAAAAGGCTTAAATACTGCGGTAGGTGACGAAGGTGGTTTCGCACCAAACTTAGCATCTAATGCTGATGCATTAGCATGTATTAAAGAAGCGGTAGAAAAAGCAGGTTATGTTTTAGGTAAAGATGTAACTTTAGCGATGGACTGTGCATCTTCTGAGTTCTACGACAAAGAGCGTAATGTGTATGATATGAAAGGCGAAGGCAAAACCTTCACTTCACAAGAGTTCACTCACTACTTAGAAGGCTTATGCAAAGAGTACCCAATCGTCTCTATCGAAGATGGTCAAGATGAATCAGACTGGGAAGGTTTTGCATACCAAACTAAAGTATTAGGCGACAAAGTTCAATTAGTAGGTGATGACTTATTCGTAACCAACACCAAAATCTTGGCTCGTGGTATCGAAAACGGCATCGCAAACTCTATCTTAATCAAATTCAACCAAATCGGTTCATTAACTGAAACGTTAGCAGCAATTAAGATGGCAAAAGATGCAGGTTACACAGCGGTTATCTCTCACCGTTCAGGCGAAACTGAAGATGCAACGATTGCGGATTTAGCGGTTGGTACCGCAGCAGGTCAAATCAAAACAGGTTCAATGAGCCGTTCTGACCGTGTTGCGAAATACAACCAGTTAATCCGTATCGAAGAAGCGTTAGAGCGTGCTGGCACACCGGCTCCGTTCAACGGTCGTAAAGAGATTAAAGGTCAAGCATAA
- a CDS encoding DUF2251 domain-containing protein, with translation MLYSVLTDHILLNEPYRNGAHSTQHEHLVVMFEIDEETGYFYAMDLHQTEQPVVDSLFVFSISDIEQNSLHEPRRVEICWDESGYQAFLLINSYPHAVFDFRQFVGYNHSKFPHPELGSMWVHKETTKELVEKWLGNS, from the coding sequence ATGCTCTATTCTGTTCTCACCGACCATATTTTGTTAAACGAACCTTATCGGAATGGTGCTCACTCTACTCAGCACGAACACTTAGTAGTAATGTTTGAAATTGATGAAGAAACCGGCTATTTTTACGCAATGGATTTACACCAAACCGAACAGCCGGTAGTCGATAGTTTATTTGTTTTTAGCATTAGTGATATTGAGCAAAATTCACTACACGAACCACGCCGTGTAGAAATTTGTTGGGACGAAAGCGGTTATCAAGCCTTCTTGCTGATCAACAGCTACCCGCACGCGGTATTTGATTTCCGTCAATTTGTTGGCTATAACCACAGCAAATTCCCTCACCCGGAACTTGGCAGTATGTGGGTGCATAAAGAAACCACGAAAGAATTAGTTGAGAAATGGTTAGGCAATAGCTAA
- the apbC gene encoding iron-sulfur cluster carrier protein ApbC has product MNQLTEQQLVEIKSVLQQFSHPTLQKDLIVLNAFKKAELGGSILRIEITMPFAWNGGFQALKSETEEKLKQVAAASGVKWVLNYQISTLKRANKHPAVNGVKNIIAVTSGKGGVGKSTTSVNLALALQAQGARVGILDADIYGPSIPHMLGAKDQRPTSPDNKHITPIVAHGLQSNSIGYLMDEDNATIWRGPMASSALSQLLNETWWNELDYLVIDMPPGTGDIQLTLSQQIPVTGAIVVTTPQDIALLDAIKGISMFEKVSVPVLGVVENMSMHICSNCGHHEAIFGTGGADKIAQKYGTQVLAQLPLHIRLREDLDAGVPTVAAAPDHEISQAYFALAEKVAAELYWQGSVIPSEIMIREVK; this is encoded by the coding sequence ATGAACCAATTAACAGAGCAGCAACTTGTTGAAATTAAAAGTGTTTTACAACAATTTTCGCACCCGACATTACAAAAAGATCTTATCGTATTAAATGCTTTTAAAAAGGCAGAGTTAGGTGGAAGTATTTTACGAATTGAAATAACTATGCCCTTTGCTTGGAATGGTGGTTTTCAGGCACTAAAATCAGAGACTGAAGAAAAATTGAAGCAAGTTGCAGCAGCAAGCGGTGTAAAATGGGTACTAAATTACCAAATTTCTACCTTAAAACGTGCGAATAAGCATCCGGCTGTGAATGGTGTGAAAAATATTATTGCGGTTACTTCTGGTAAAGGTGGCGTGGGGAAATCGACTACATCAGTAAACTTAGCATTAGCGTTGCAAGCCCAAGGAGCAAGAGTGGGGATTTTGGATGCGGATATTTATGGTCCATCAATTCCACATATGCTGGGAGCAAAAGACCAACGTCCGACTTCACCGGATAATAAGCACATTACACCGATTGTCGCACATGGACTGCAATCTAACTCAATTGGTTATTTAATGGATGAAGATAACGCAACCATTTGGCGTGGTCCTATGGCAAGTAGTGCGTTGAGCCAACTGCTGAATGAAACTTGGTGGAATGAATTGGATTATTTAGTGATTGATATGCCGCCAGGTACGGGGGATATTCAATTAACGCTTTCTCAGCAAATTCCAGTAACAGGTGCGATTGTAGTGACTACCCCACAAGATATTGCACTATTAGACGCTATTAAAGGAATTTCAATGTTTGAGAAAGTTTCTGTACCGGTGCTTGGTGTGGTGGAAAATATGTCGATGCATATTTGCTCAAACTGTGGTCACCATGAAGCCATTTTTGGGACCGGTGGAGCAGATAAAATAGCACAAAAATATGGAACTCAAGTGTTAGCACAACTGCCGCTACATATCCGTTTACGTGAAGATTTAGATGCCGGTGTGCCAACGGTTGCTGCGGCACCGGATCATGAGATTAGTCAGGCCTATTTTGCCTTAGCGGAAAAAGTAGCTGCTGAGCTCTACTGGCAGGGAAGTGTGATTCCCTCCGAGATTATGATTAGAGAAGTAAAATAG